A DNA window from Aureibaculum sp. 2308TA14-22 contains the following coding sequences:
- a CDS encoding phenylacetate--CoA ligase family protein gives MIPDLETKPTTEIQRFQEEKLQLLLAYLQEHSDYYQKVFASQNVDIFNIKTLADLTQLPVTTKDDLQVHNDDFLCVAKNEIVDYVTTSGTMGNPVTFALTDADLDRLAYNEAISFACAGVTKDDTVQLMTTMDRRFVAGLAYFLGVRKLGASIIRVGAGIPELQWDSILKFNPTYLIAVPSFLLKLIAYAEANGIDYNASSVKGVICIGESLRNEDFSLNLLANKITSQWKIDLFSTYASTEMSTAFTECEAKQGGHHHPELIIVEILDDDNHPVKEGEYGELTITTLGVEAMPLLRFKTGDIVRKHTEKCTCGRNTLRLSPVIGRKKQMVKYKGTTLYPPALYDLLNDFDAIENYIIEISHNAIGTDEILIKIGTMSPSEELLDRIKDHCRAKLRVLPTLEIHDIEAINQLKFPKMSRKPILFIDKR, from the coding sequence ATGATTCCAGATCTAGAAACAAAACCTACAACAGAAATACAACGTTTTCAAGAGGAAAAGCTACAGCTATTGTTAGCCTATCTTCAAGAGCATTCCGACTACTACCAGAAAGTGTTTGCAAGTCAGAATGTTGACATTTTCAATATAAAAACCCTAGCAGACTTAACACAATTGCCCGTTACTACCAAAGACGATTTACAAGTCCATAACGATGATTTTTTGTGTGTGGCTAAAAACGAGATTGTAGATTATGTAACTACTTCCGGTACTATGGGTAATCCCGTTACTTTTGCCTTAACCGATGCCGATTTAGATAGGTTAGCTTATAATGAAGCTATTTCATTTGCCTGTGCAGGAGTAACCAAAGATGATACCGTTCAGCTCATGACCACAATGGACAGACGTTTTGTGGCTGGCTTGGCATATTTTTTAGGTGTAAGAAAACTAGGGGCAAGTATTATTAGAGTAGGAGCGGGGATTCCTGAATTGCAATGGGATTCTATTTTAAAATTCAACCCTACCTATTTAATTGCCGTACCTTCGTTTTTATTAAAACTGATTGCTTATGCCGAAGCTAATGGTATAGATTACAATGCTTCTAGCGTAAAGGGTGTTATTTGTATTGGAGAATCTTTACGTAATGAGGATTTTTCGTTAAATCTGCTGGCTAATAAAATTACTTCACAATGGAAAATAGATCTGTTTTCTACCTATGCGTCTACCGAAATGAGTACAGCGTTTACCGAATGTGAAGCCAAACAAGGCGGCCATCATCATCCGGAACTGATTATTGTTGAAATCTTAGATGATGACAATCATCCCGTAAAAGAAGGTGAGTATGGCGAATTGACTATCACCACCTTAGGCGTTGAAGCCATGCCCTTGTTGCGTTTTAAAACCGGAGATATTGTCAGAAAACATACCGAAAAATGTACTTGTGGTAGAAATACCTTGCGGTTAAGCCCTGTAATTGGCAGAAAAAAACAAATGGTAAAATACAAAGGCACTACCTTATACCCACCCGCTTTATACGATTTGCTAAATGATTTTGATGCCATTGAAAATTACATCATAGAAATATCTCATAATGCCATTGGTACAGATGAAATTTTGATAAAAATTGGAACAATGTCGCCTTCCGAAGAACTATTGGATCGCATTAAAGATCACTGCCGTGCCAAGTTAAGAGTTTTGCCTACTTTAGAAATACATGATATTGAAGCGATTAACCAGTTGAAATTCCCAAAAATGAGCAGAAAGCCCATTTTGTTTATTGATAAAAGATAA
- a CDS encoding sulfatase family protein, with protein MQKQISLILLLIGFLVSSCSKEERTLPNIVIIYADDMGYGDLNIQNPTSKIPTPNLDNLASEGMRFTDAHSSSGICSPSRFALLTGTYHWRRQHGIVGAFGKPFFKDSDITLPQLLKTKGYTTACIGKWHLGWDWEFKNEPSLEVKQWGQMRKFYAPDDVDWSKPISGGPLDRGFDYYFGDGTINFPPYAWVENDRLIQIPTETMDINNVGYTTKEGSWEFRPGPKVENWNPYDVLPTLTKKTVEWIHNRTDKEPFFLYFPLPSPHAPIIPNDEFDGKSRAGGYGDFMVQTDWVVGQVLKALKEKGLDDNTLVIFSSDNGTESYAWQRAITYDHFSMGNFRGLKRDVWEGGHHVPFLIKWPGQIKAGSVSDEVISQVDIMATLASITEIVLPEKAAPDSYNLEPVLKEEKYDAPLREATVHNTYNSKWGVRKGDWLFINDSTGGHRKLPEFFKKLTGYTDFTTEGILFNMKDDSEQRNNLYDQYPEKIIVMDKLLQDYRNKDYSVKR; from the coding sequence ATGCAAAAGCAAATATCATTAATTTTATTACTTATTGGATTTTTAGTTAGTTCTTGTTCAAAAGAAGAACGTACACTGCCAAACATTGTAATTATTTATGCAGATGATATGGGTTATGGCGATCTAAACATCCAAAACCCAACATCTAAAATACCAACACCAAACCTTGATAATCTTGCTTCAGAAGGTATGCGTTTTACAGATGCCCACAGCTCATCAGGTATCTGTTCTCCAAGTCGGTTTGCACTGCTTACCGGAACTTACCATTGGCGAAGGCAACACGGAATTGTAGGGGCTTTTGGCAAACCTTTTTTTAAGGATTCAGATATTACCCTACCACAACTATTAAAAACTAAGGGTTACACCACCGCTTGTATAGGCAAGTGGCATTTAGGTTGGGATTGGGAATTTAAAAATGAACCTTCATTAGAAGTAAAACAATGGGGGCAAATGAGAAAATTTTACGCTCCGGATGATGTAGATTGGAGCAAACCCATATCCGGCGGACCGTTAGATAGAGGTTTTGATTATTACTTTGGTGATGGCACCATCAACTTCCCGCCTTATGCTTGGGTAGAAAATGACAGACTTATTCAAATTCCAACGGAAACAATGGACATTAATAATGTAGGTTACACCACTAAAGAAGGTTCTTGGGAGTTTAGACCGGGACCTAAAGTAGAAAACTGGAATCCCTATGATGTGTTACCTACGCTTACAAAAAAAACAGTAGAATGGATACATAACCGTACTGATAAAGAACCCTTTTTTCTTTATTTTCCGCTACCATCGCCTCATGCACCGATAATTCCAAATGATGAATTTGATGGAAAATCACGGGCTGGCGGTTATGGCGATTTTATGGTACAAACCGATTGGGTTGTTGGGCAAGTACTTAAGGCATTGAAAGAAAAGGGGCTAGATGACAATACACTCGTTATTTTTAGCTCAGATAACGGTACGGAATCTTACGCTTGGCAGCGTGCCATAACCTATGACCATTTTAGTATGGGCAATTTTCGCGGTCTTAAACGCGATGTTTGGGAAGGCGGACATCATGTCCCTTTTTTAATTAAATGGCCCGGCCAGATAAAAGCAGGTTCGGTTTCAGATGAAGTAATTTCGCAAGTTGATATTATGGCAACCCTTGCCAGCATAACAGAAATAGTTTTACCTGAAAAAGCTGCACCTGATAGTTATAATTTAGAACCTGTTTTAAAAGAAGAAAAATATGATGCTCCACTAAGGGAAGCGACTGTGCATAATACCTACAACTCTAAATGGGGCGTCAGAAAAGGAGATTGGTTGTTTATAAACGATTCAACCGGTGGGCATAGAAAATTGCCAGAATTCTTTAAAAAATTAACTGGATATACGGATTTTACCACAGAAGGCATTCTTTTTAATATGAAAGACGACTCCGAACAACGCAACAACCTTTATGACCAATATCCTGAAAAAATAATAGTGATGGATAAATTACTCCAAGACTATCGCAACAAAGATTATTCAGTAAAACGTTGA
- the pdxR gene encoding MocR-like pyridoxine biosynthesis transcription factor PdxR — MFPYKTSIQFDRKCNQALYLQLSNQIIQLIKDQTLVPNTKLPGSRTLAEQLNVHRKTIVACYEELLLQGWVESIPKKGTFVLSNLPLLQRQKLKDTNGVDLKKNAGFSFYKNSIFPEKSVKKEEGFMYFNDGISDGRLTPIDEISRTYRRISSKKWAFEHLSYGSTYGNDALREVLVDYLNASRGLHISKENILITRGSQMGIWLSSQLLLQKNDTIVVGSTNYSAANATFLYQNAKIERVSVDEHGLVTDEIEKLCKRQQIKAVYVTSHHHHPTTVTLCAERRIHLLNLANQYDFAIIEDDYDYDFNYNHAPILPLASHDTNGNVIYIGSVCKTVAPVYRIGYLIASKAFVDEAAKLRGYLDRQGDALLELTFADFIKSGDLDRHIRKVMKIYKQRRDLFCKLLKDELGSFFQFEIPKGGMAVWIQLNSNYSWATIAEVARTHKLEIGAWQRYDSAKIGHNCIRIGFASYDEEEIYELIHRFKKTMAEIKR; from the coding sequence ATGTTTCCATATAAAACCAGTATCCAATTTGATAGAAAATGCAATCAAGCGTTGTATCTACAGTTATCAAATCAGATTATACAATTGATTAAAGATCAGACCTTAGTGCCTAATACCAAACTTCCAGGTAGCAGAACGTTGGCAGAGCAATTGAATGTACATAGAAAAACAATTGTTGCTTGTTATGAAGAGTTATTGTTACAAGGCTGGGTAGAAAGCATTCCTAAAAAAGGAACTTTTGTACTAAGCAATTTACCCTTGCTACAACGGCAAAAATTAAAGGATACTAATGGTGTAGATTTAAAGAAAAATGCTGGTTTTTCTTTTTATAAGAACAGTATTTTTCCTGAAAAATCCGTAAAAAAGGAGGAAGGCTTTATGTATTTTAATGATGGTATTTCTGATGGAAGGTTAACACCAATTGATGAAATTTCAAGAACATACAGAAGAATTTCTTCTAAGAAATGGGCATTCGAACATTTATCTTACGGTTCTACGTATGGAAATGATGCTTTAAGAGAAGTGTTGGTTGATTATTTGAATGCGTCTAGAGGTTTACATATCAGCAAAGAAAATATTTTGATTACACGTGGTAGCCAAATGGGAATTTGGTTATCGTCACAATTATTGCTTCAAAAAAATGACACCATTGTAGTTGGAAGCACCAATTATAGTGCTGCAAATGCTACTTTTCTATATCAAAATGCAAAAATAGAACGTGTTTCGGTAGATGAACATGGGCTAGTAACTGACGAAATCGAAAAGCTATGTAAACGACAACAGATAAAAGCGGTTTATGTTACATCGCACCACCACCATCCGACAACAGTAACACTCTGTGCAGAAAGAAGAATTCATTTGTTGAATTTGGCGAACCAATATGATTTTGCAATTATTGAAGATGATTATGATTACGATTTTAATTACAATCACGCTCCAATTTTACCATTGGCAAGTCATGATACTAACGGAAACGTAATTTACATTGGTTCTGTTTGTAAAACAGTCGCTCCAGTGTATAGAATTGGTTATTTAATTGCTTCGAAAGCATTTGTTGATGAGGCGGCTAAATTAAGAGGTTATCTAGATAGGCAAGGAGATGCATTACTAGAGTTAACATTTGCTGATTTTATAAAATCGGGTGATTTAGATAGGCATATTAGAAAGGTGATGAAAATTTACAAGCAACGACGTGATTTGTTTTGTAAATTATTAAAAGATGAATTAGGTAGTTTTTTTCAGTTTGAAATTCCAAAAGGAGGAATGGCCGTTTGGATACAATTGAATTCAAATTATTCCTGGGCAACCATTGCCGAAGTAGCTAGAACACATAAATTAGAAATTGGAGCTTGGCAACGATATGATAGTGCAAAAATCGGTCATAATTGTATTAGAATTGGTTTTGCAAGCTATGACGAAGAAGAAATTTATGAATTGATACACAGATTTAAGAAAACAATGGCGGAAATTAAAAGGTAG
- a CDS encoding GNAT family N-acetyltransferase, whose amino-acid sequence MLKLEPFKEEDFLRLIHWIDSEKLMYIFSAETFSYPLTHQQLKKYINAKDRIAYKVIDTTSGEIIGHADFSKINHLSKSARICSVVIGDDKHRNKGFGTQIINELVRVGFNEMKFHRIDLGVYDFNSAAIKCYEKCGFKVEGLLRENIKFKTEYWSTYNMSIINNN is encoded by the coding sequence ATGCTGAAACTTGAACCTTTTAAAGAAGAAGACTTTTTGAGATTGATACATTGGATTGACTCTGAAAAACTAATGTATATTTTTAGTGCAGAAACATTTAGTTATCCTTTAACACACCAACAACTAAAAAAATATATAAATGCTAAAGATAGAATTGCCTATAAAGTAATAGATACTACTTCAGGTGAAATTATTGGGCATGCAGATTTTAGTAAAATTAATCACTTAAGCAAAAGTGCTCGAATTTGTAGTGTTGTAATTGGAGATGATAAACATAGAAACAAAGGGTTTGGAACACAAATAATTAACGAACTTGTCAGGGTTGGTTTTAATGAAATGAAATTTCATAGAATTGATTTAGGAGTGTATGACTTTAACTCAGCTGCTATAAAATGTTATGAGAAATGTGGGTTTAAAGTTGAAGGATTATTAAGAGAAAACATAAAATTTAAAACGGAGTATTGGTCTACATATAATATGAGTATCATTAATAACAACTAA
- a CDS encoding DinB family protein yields MNKLDLNTNEYDIYYKRYIDKLSDKTELRKGFEIGKNNAINFFKSIPNEKLTHRYQPEKWSIKEIIQHLIDTERIFMYRCFRIARRDTTALAGYDQNIYVDPSDAHTKSIENLLDEYLINRKHSISLLNSLTDDDLSFIGNANGGPMSARAAAFIILGHDIWHMEVIQNKYL; encoded by the coding sequence ATGAACAAACTCGATTTAAACACCAACGAATATGATATTTATTATAAAAGATATATTGATAAATTATCTGACAAAACCGAGTTAAGAAAAGGCTTTGAAATTGGAAAAAACAATGCAATTAATTTTTTTAAATCTATCCCTAATGAGAAATTAACGCATCGTTATCAACCAGAAAAATGGAGCATAAAAGAAATAATACAACACTTAATAGATACAGAACGTATTTTTATGTACAGGTGCTTTAGAATTGCAAGGCGAGATACTACTGCCCTAGCAGGATATGATCAAAATATCTATGTTGACCCATCAGATGCCCATACTAAATCAATAGAAAATTTATTGGATGAATATCTAATAAATCGTAAGCATTCCATTTCATTATTGAATAGCTTAACAGATGACGACTTATCTTTTATAGGAAACGCTAACGGAGGACCTATGTCTGCGAGAGCTGCTGCTTTTATCATTTTAGGTCATGATATTTGGCATATGGAAGTAATACAAAACAAGTATTTATGA